The Malus domestica chromosome 10, GDT2T_hap1 nucleotide sequence TGCACTAAAAGTATGATTTCGTTTCCTAATCAATGACCGGATAAGGGATGTTTCTCCTTCCGTTGATAGCCAGAGGCTAAGCTCCAGGATTTTAAACCATCAGTCATTTGCTAGAGTAAAGCTTAAACAAGAAGCAACCTAAAGATCGAACTTAATCAAACACCAGTCGAAAATCAACAATATAGAAGTAGAAGTGGCGTTAATATGTCAGAGAAACGGACTATTAATCAACATTCAACACCAATACCTTCTCCAACTTAATCACCTTCACAGCTTGCAGGTGTAGGGTTCTATACAAAAGGCCTCGatgcaattttttgttttccagGTTTCCCATGTGGGacttttacaaatttttcaagAAGTTGCTCCACTAAGTAATGAACAAAGATGTTAATTGCACAGATAAAAGAATCAAATTGACCTTCCATGGAGCAAACACATCCCATCCAAAGCTAAATCCAGTGGCACAAATCACAGCATCTGAATCATCGCATATCGCTTCTGCTAACTTAGCAGAACCATCTGTCACATCTGCCTTCACCTGCAAACAAACACAAGAGATTGTTTCATCGAAAACCCAACAAATTAAACATtccccaaaacaaaacaaaacaaacccaaTTGAGTAACCAGCACTTGAAATTCCGAAGAAACTCACAATTTGAAGAGCTGCGTTGTCTGAGGGAAGGCTAGCTTTCGCTTTCTCCAAGTTCCGAACTCCGGCTTTAACTGAGAAACCCTTGGCCAGCAGCTGCTCAACAATCCGTTTACCTGTATTTCCAGTGGCACCAGCCACAAATACTTTCTTCTTCCCAATCACATTGGTTTCAGTTGTCTCTGTAACTTCCTCGGTAATTTCACCCCCTTCCATCTAAATAGAGATTAACATGTTAATAGTTAAAAACTAATATTAACGGcatttgagagagagaaagagacctGGGTGGACTTCAGGATGGGGAAGGACCTGGCGTTGTAGGAAGAGAAGGAAATCAGAGAGAAGGGTTCGGCGGTGGTTGttgcggtggtggtggtgtgggAAAGAGGAGGGAGTAGGTGGTGAGTGCAGAGACGTAGAGGAGGGTTTCTGAGAATGAGAGGCAGAGGAGCTGCCATTTGCTTTATCTTGCTCCCTTTCTTGTCCTCCAAGTCCAACCAACACAGTCCCTCTCCTGTCTTGACTTCCCATTTGCTGTTGTGGGACTGTGGGGTCGGGTGCTTCCACATCATTGTTTTTCTACGAATccggatcctcgccggattctctttgtgaggattccgagAATTCATCAATTAtgtctgttcatcgtacattgtgtgattagaaattattttaaatttttttatttaaaattaaatacaaacagtactTAATAAAAACTGACTGcacaatatacaatgaacgaataTATTTCCAAATCCCCAAGATCTTTAccaaaaggatccggagaggatcctgttggtttTTCTACGGCCCTTTCCTATCTTGTTGGGGTTTTTCTTTTGGAggggtttttcttttctttcctaaCTAGAATGGTAATAATCATGTTTTCATCactaaattaatatataaaaaattatgagaCGAGAAAGGGAATTCAAATTTGGATGAGATGCTTCGATTGATGTTCATTATATTGTTGAACAATTAGAGAGCAACTTATATAGTACAATATAATGCCTTGTGCTATTATACAACGTCATATGTATAAAGTTTACAAAGATCATTAGCATGGAGAACCATGTCAGCTAATACACCCGTGTCATGTAAATTCTTCTCCAGATTTGTAGTGTTTTTCTATGCTCCTTGCACCAATGCAGTCAGCGCTTACATGCAATATAAATTTTCCAATCTTTTccataatttttataaaaaatgtcaTACAAATGACGTAATCAGTATCTCTACCCAAGCTTCTCCCACGCGATAGccaagtttttctttttgtttgagtTTGGTAAGGCATGAATGGGTTACTAAGGACGTGTTTTTTTTCCTGGGCCCTGAGAGGCTAAGCCCATGTTTTCAGTTTCAGTGGTACGATCCGACGTGAGCTTTTAACCACAGTTCTTAAAAATAGACTACGCAAATAACACACATGACATTAATGAAAATCTGCTTCTTAATTCCAGGTCTAAGAACCACAGACAAGAAGAACCACGAGGCCACCACCGGAAGTAAATTCAGTATTCACCTCCATCGATGCGTGACGGGTCCGATCTGTTGCCAAATTCTGCTCTCCCTGAAATTCAAGACTTGGCTATAATCGTATAAAACTGTCCTGTTTTTTGAAGAACTAAAGCTGGCCAAGTAGCTTGGATGTGAAGCAAATCCGTCTCCGCTGTGAAGCTATAGCAACATACATTACCTTGCATTACAAGTTGCCGGCGATCCTTTACAAACTCTCACGATATTATGAACACTGTTCCACCATCTACCATCACTATGTTTCTCCTTCGGAGTTCCTGAAGATTATCAAGTTCGCTGTTATTATTTACCCTTCATGCGCAAAGATACTAGCTCGAAAATTTATGAAGGAAGCAACTAAAAAGTCGATGATTCTAGCACAGATGATTGGTAGATGCTCGTACAGTATGTCTTCCGTGAATTTAACGAAAATTTACCTCTAATAGGAAGGTTATCTCTGTCCTTGAGTAAGGAACACTTGCTCCGTCGTTGACAGCATTCTCTAAGGCCTCAACGGATATGCTTTCCGAGCGCTGTACTGTCCGTACTTGATTTAAAACATCAGTAAGTGCTTTTAACCTGTAGGTGcagaaggaaaaaagaaattgaattgGCATTAGAAACAAATGGCTCAGATGTGAATTTAACAAAATAGAAAACAGGAGCACATTGGGTTGGTGATCTATGCAGAACCTTTCGGAAGAGTTATTAGTAGCAGCAGATTCAGTGCGAGGGTCAACATCCATGGGTTCAGTTGTTGAACTAGCACATGAAAAACACAGGAAGAAGTTaaatgaatgttttgaatttgacCGCACTACCAATACTATAAGTAAGGGAAAAGTGAAGGACTCATAGATTTTATGGGGTCTAGTTATCGACGGAGATTACATCAATTAGTACATGTAGGCAATTTCTGAAAAGTGAACTTACTCTTGATTATTAGTAGTACCATTGCCAGACCCATCATGTTGACCCGCGGAATGGTCAGCTCTGCGAAAATGAACACTATGATAAGAGAAAAGTGAAGGAAGAACTTTACAGTTTTTACAACATTGATAACATCAATTTATGTATACAGGCAATTTCTGGAAATACGCTTACCCTTCCTGACCTGCGGAATGGTTAGGTCTGCCATTCCTCTCCAATTCTCGCTCTCTTTCTTGCTCCCGCTCCTCCATGTCAGTCAACTCTTTGTGATATATTGCAAAATTTAAAACTTTAAGAGCAGCGTCAACATCAGACTTTGAAACCTGTGAAGGCAGATTTATCATTACTTTGAGGTTGATGAACGTTGCGATTGACAGAACACTTAAGCTGATGAAGCAACCATAGTTTTGATTTCCGCAATAAATGAAAGAGCAGAATGAACTAGTCCCGTCAGATCTTTATTAATCATTACAGTTAACAAGGTACCTTTCtgctcaactttaattttgcatgagCAGTTGAGAGACGAATGATGGTTTCTAAAGTTCTGGCTGTAATTGGAAGTGTTCCTCCAGTCTGAATAGCAAAAATAATATCAGATGATAATCAGAAAGTCATTGCATTGACCATGCCTAAATATACAATGATGACAAATGATGACCTTTGCATTTGAACTGGCATTTCTTAGTTCTGCATATGCTGTTGCAATTTGTTCAGAGGCCTGTTGGAAAAAAAACAGTTATTAGCTGTCAAACAGCCTCATAATGCAACGATGAGGTTAAGAAGACAAGTTCATAAAACTAACTGAAAAGGCTCTCCACAAGAAAGAGATTATATGGCAGATTGCAAAATAGGATTCGAAGGATAAGCAACCCAAATGACGTGACCAAGGGAAAACGCACATATTCATTGAGTAAATAAATGAACAAATAAAGCACCAGTACCTCATCAGTCAGATCAGGCTCAATCCTATTCTTTGCATAATGAATATACTTTTTAAGAAACTTGATTGTGAGCGTATCACGCTTCCGACCCCTATCGGTTTTTTTCCCATGTAGCATTCGGTTATACTTAACAAATACAGATGAGTCGTTATTAGTTTCATCTTCTCTTCCAAATGCCGAGCTCCCATCAAGCATTGCCTCACCTACACTTATAAGTTAATCAAACTTATTTTGTACTTCTCCAAGATAGTAAAACATAAACAGAAGATTACTGCTTTAGTACCTCCAGTTGCAGAACGATACCGATGCATGCGCAACACATGCTCTGAGACATGACGGTCAATGTCAGGATCCATTTGATCCAATACGATAAACAGTAAATCAAAACGAGAAAGCAGAGAGTCTGGAAGTCCAATATTCTTTGTTGGTGTCAACGAGCGATCATACTGCATGATTCATGCAAAACCAGCGttacaaaaaataatattaattacaacaacaacaacaacaaagccttttcccactaagtggggtcggctatatgaatcctagaacgccattgcgctcggttttgtgtcatgtcctccgttagatccaagtactcaagtcttttcttagggtctcttccaaagttttcctaggtcttcctctaccccttcagccctaaacctctgtcccgtagtcacattttcgaaccggagcgtcagtaggccttctttgcacatgtccaaaccaccggaaccgattttctctcatatttccttcaattttggctactcctactttacctcggatatcctcattcccaatcttatcctttctcgtgtgcccatacatcccatgaagcatcctcatctccgctacacccattttgtgtacgtgttgatgcttcaccgcccaacattctgtgccatacaacatcgctggccttattgccgtcctataaaattttcccttgagcttcagtggcctacgacggtcacacaacacgccggatgcactcttacacttcatccatccagcttgtattctatggttgagatctccatctaattctccgttctcttgcaagatagatcctaggtagcgaaaacggtcactttttgtgatcttcgctagattgctccggtcattagtgtggataagtatataaatggatagagataggaaagcaatcacaagatgtacgtggttcacccagattggctacgtccacggaatagcggagttctcattaattgtgaagggtttacacaagtacataggttcaagctctcctttagtgagtacaagtgaatgatttagtacaaatgacattaggaaatattgtgggagaatgatctcgtaaccacgaaacttctaagtactggagtgtggtatcgtcttgactttccttatctgtctcataggtagatgtggcatcttctctggaagtactcttcctccatccaggggtggtatctgtaactggtggagatgcacaaggtaatgtatcaatgtcacttgaagcttacttgtagtttcaggcttggtcaagcgcgatacaaaccatgtagtaggagtcccccaagtcgccgagctaggggatctgctgaaaggggtgacagacaaggtaagcaatcagagctccggctgattgttcacattctccctatcttgcaggcagcatgaaggataaagagaagaaaaatgagaagagatgatatgggatacttttgcttttgaagaagtaactttccacaggcttattcttgaactgggctggagggttttctggtttcctccaaagataaggccgactgaagaatttgagggtcaaaacaagtccatcaaatctagagtacgttcgaccctgctgatatgggatacttttgcttttgacagagtaatggatgtatcggtacgtgtgctgttacgcttgtctccacatgcttccttgtatccttctcacttgccctatctgttcctcaggtagatgcgagatcttccctggaagcataagatgttgaagatgagtactcgagagcaatgccaggtaagtaatcaggtaaggggttccaggcagtcagttcctggctggaagcttgattccaagtgctgactgattgctctctttctccttgtcttgcaggtaagaacaaggccaaaggaaaagacagggaaaaagcatgatatgggatactcttgcttttaaccctgatgatatgagatattcttgctctagtatagcttgtttacagaggtattatcggggggaaagaaagctgaatatttcgaaaggcttcgttgggagtgccctctcagataagaggaagggttgagcatttttgcaggtctgcatgtccgttggggatggaggtcgacatatataggagtctccctaacatcaagtaataatgctattcctttaccctgcttggtcatagcacggtagtgggagctgccagcttcacaagttttaactctgtcagagcactttgaaaaagtggtctgtggtatctggaaagctaatgttgcgtgtgaagattacagacaagctttatccaaggagatccagctcttgaagttgggaaagtggtgcctcttcggttttcgaacaagcaatcctgtcggggatctggctctcgagattcggagaacgatgcctcttcgatttttgagaaagcaatcctactgggggtctggctctcgagattcggagagcggtgtcttcgatttttgagaaagtaatcatgttgggagtctggctctcgagattcggagggcggtgcctcttcgattttggagcaagcaatcttgttgggagtgttttctcgaatgtgagtaaaggttgggcatgtttgctagtctaccttgccacgaaacacagaggttgacacacagggactttccaattatccagcagtggtactgttcctttaccctctcttcgatttttgagaaagtaatcatgttaggagtttggctctcgagattcggagggcggtgcctcttcgattttggagcaagcaatcttgttgggagtgttttctcgaatgtgagtaaaggttgggcatgtttgctagtctaccttgccacgaagcacagaggttgacacacagggactttccaattatccagccgtggtactgttcctttaccctctcttcgatttttgagaaagtaatcatgttgggagtttggctctcgagattcggagggcggtgcctcttcgattttggagcaagcaatcttgttgggagtgttttctcgaatgtgagtaaaggttgggcatgtttgctagtctaccttgccacgaagcacagaggttgacacaccgggactttccaattatccaacagtggtactgttcctttacccttgtgggtaataatatagtagctagaccttcaaaatttatgtgtctaaactttgttagtgttgtttctttgctaatcttttacccttcttggttagagcgatgtagtgggagttgcaagcttcacgtgtctcaactttgtcagagaactttggcagagttatatgtggtacccatgagctactgttgcgtgtgggaagtgggtgattgaacagtacgattcatgtgctttctacttcgccagaaatcttcgacagaatgcccataatttccgcaaagctgagtgtgcgtgtgacaggtgctgacagggctggaaaagtaggtgcctcttcgatttctgagatcggccctcgtggtctctgagcagctcagcttttgagaaagcaagcctcttcgatttctgagatcggccttcgtggtctttgagcagcccagcttttgaaaaagcacacgcctcttcgatttctgagatcgaccctcgtggtctctgagcagcccagcttttgagaaaacaaacgcctcttcgatttctgagcaggcgcctcttcgatttctgaagcttcatcgagtgcagatttttataggggctgacattaagttccaaagcacacttgaatatccaccagtagaagctccattcttgcacttctaagatcttgatttgtccgacctcttctctcttcaacacctttgaaaatgtctggcccctccgaccgtcgttttgacttgaaccttgttgaagaggcagccccgccttctccagacaacatatggcgcccatccttcgtctcccctactggtcctcttaccgttggggattccgtgatgaagaatgatatgaccgctgcggtagtggccaggaaccttatcactcccaaagataacagactactttccaaacggtctgatgagttggctgttaaggattctctggctcttagtgttcagtgtgcaggttctgtgtctaatatggcacaacgcctatttgctcgaacccgccaagttgaatcattggcggctgaagtgatgagtctcaaacaggagattagagggctcaagcatgagaataaacagttgcaccggctcgcacatgactatgctacaaacatgaagaggaagcttgaccagatgaaggaatctgatggtcaggttttacttgatcatcagagatttgtgggtttgttccaaaggcatttattgccttcgtcttctggggctgtaccgcgtaatgaagctccaaatgatcaacctccgatgcctcctccttctagggttctgtccagtactgaggctccgaatgatccccctccggtgccttctctttctggggctctaccgactgctgagacttctcctaagcaacatttgtgaaggctccctcttgtttgtttattttgactcaagtatatgtacatatttgtaacttatcggggatatcaataaataagctttgcttcatttcaacgtattgtgttaaatacaccaaagccttcttcgctaagttctttgaattttcttttgttgaagcttgtatattgaagctttgtgagtggagcatgtaggttgaggtagtgttcccttaatttcccgagtgaggaaaacttctcggttggagacttggaaaatccaagtcactgagtgggatcggctatatgaatcttagaacgccattgtgttctgtcctgtgtcatgtcctccgttagatccaagtactctaagtcttttcttagggtctcttccaaagttttcctaggtcttcctctaccccttcggccctgaacctctgtcccatagtcgcatcttctaatcggagcgtcagtaggccttctttgcacatgtccaaaccaccgtaactgattttctctcatctttccttcaatttcggctactcctactttaccccggatatcctcattcctaatcttatcttttctcgtgtgcccacacatccaacgaagcatcctcatctccgctacacccattttgtgtacgtgttgatgcttcaccgcccaacattctgtgccatacaacattgctggccttattgccgtcctataaaattttcccttgagcttcagtggcatacggcggtcacacaacacgccggatgcactcttccacttcatccatccagcttgtattctatggttgagatctccatctaattctccgttcttttgcaagatagatcctaggtaacgaaaacggtcgctctttggtatttcttgatctccgatcctcacccctaacttgttttggcctccatttgcactgaacttgcactccatatattctgtctttgatcggcttaggcgaagacctttagattccaacacttctctccaaaggttaagctttgcatttaccccttcctgagtttcatctatcaacactatatcgtctgcgaaaagcatacaccaaggaatatcatcttgaatatgtcctgttaactcatccattaccaacgaaaaaaggtaaggacttaaggatgagcct carries:
- the LOC103446200 gene encoding uncharacterized protein At2g34460, chloroplastic isoform X2, with protein sequence MGSQDRRGTVLVGLGGQEREQDKANGSSSASHSQKPSSTSLHSPPTPSSFPHHHHRNNHRRTLLSDFLLFLQRQMEGGEITEEVTETTETNVIGKKKVFVAGATGNTGKRIVEQLLAKGFSVKAGVRNLEKAKASLPSDNAALQIVKADVTDGSAKLAEAICDDSDAVICATGFSFGWDVFAPWKVDNFGTVNLVEACRKLGVNRFILVSSILVNGAAMGQILNPAYIFLNVFGLTLIAKLQAENYIRKSGINYTIIRPGGLKNDPPTGNLVMEPEDTLSEGSISRDLVAEVAVEALANPEASYKVVEIVSRPDAPKRSFEDLFGSIKQR
- the LOC103446200 gene encoding uncharacterized protein At2g34460, chloroplastic isoform X1; its protein translation is MNSRNPHKENPARIRIRRKTMMWKHPTPQSHNSKWEVKTGEGLCWLDLEDKKGSKIKQMAAPLPLILRNPPLRLCTHHLLPPLSHTTTTATTTAEPFSLISFSSYNARSFPILKSTQMEGGEITEEVTETTETNVIGKKKVFVAGATGNTGKRIVEQLLAKGFSVKAGVRNLEKAKASLPSDNAALQIVKADVTDGSAKLAEAICDDSDAVICATGFSFGWDVFAPWKVDNFGTVNLVEACRKLGVNRFILVSSILVNGAAMGQILNPAYIFLNVFGLTLIAKLQAENYIRKSGINYTIIRPGGLKNDPPTGNLVMEPEDTLSEGSISRDLVAEVAVEALANPEASYKVVEIVSRPDAPKRSFEDLFGSIKQR